The Strix aluco isolate bStrAlu1 chromosome Z, bStrAlu1.hap1, whole genome shotgun sequence genome contains a region encoding:
- the PTGER4 gene encoding prostaglandin E2 receptor EP4 subtype produces the protein MSFDPTIMPPANSSANGTASGAEGGKPPTIPTVMFIFGVVGNLIAIVVLCKSRKEQKETTFYTLVCGLAVTDLLGTCLVSPVTIATYLQNRWPGGPALCEYSSFILLFFGLSGLSIICAMSIERYLAINHAYFYNHYVDKKLAGLTLFAIYASNVLFCALPSMGLGKSTLQYPYTWCFIDWRAKEATHAAYSYMYAGFSSFLIMVTVICNILVCVALIRMHRQFMRRTSLGTDTTSSRLSDFRRRRSFRRMAGAEIQMVILLIATSLVVVICSIPLVVRVFVNQLYQPESVRDVRQNPDLQAIRIASVNPILDPWVYILLRKTVLSKAIEKIKCLFCRIGGARRQHSGGNFNCVDGRRTSSAMSSQSPSFISRELREISSTSQTLLYSPELSESSTGGRVLLPGPSASLAQSDTTSVRTLRSSETSDSSQGQDSESVLLVSEIRSGGRASSTSKGSPLQVTFPTETLNLSEKCI, from the exons ATGTCCTTCGACCCCACCATCATGCCACCTGCGAACAGCTCTGCCAACGGGACTGCCAGTGGGGCCGAGGGCGGCAAGCCCCCCACCATCCCCACCGTCATGTTCATCTTCGGCGTAGTGGGCAACCTCATAGCCATCGTGGTGCTCTGCAAGTCCAGGAAGGAGCAGAAGGAGACCACTTTCTACACACTGGTCTGCGGGCTGGCAGTCACCGATCTCTTGGGGACCTGCCTGGTGAGTCCAGTCACTATTGCCACTTACCTGCAGAACCGCTGGCCAGGAGGACCGGCACTGTGTGAGTACAgctccttcatcctcctcttctttgGACTCTCTGGCCTCAGCATTATCTGTGCCATGTCAATAGAAAGGTACCTGGCCATCAACCATGCCTATTTCTACAACCATTATGTAGACAAGAAGCTGGCAGGGCTCACGCTCTTTGCCATCTACGCTTCCAACGTGCTGTTCTGCGCCCTTCCCAGCATGGGACTTGGAAAATCCACCTTGCAGTACCCTTACACTTGGTGTTTCATAGACTGGCGAGCAAAGGAGGCCACCCATGCGGCATATTCCTACATGTACGCTGGCTTCAGCTCCTTCCTGATCATGGTCACCGTGATCTGCAACATCCTGGTGTGTGTGGCCCTCATTCGCATGCACCGCCAGTTCATGCGACGCACGTCCTTGGGGACAGACACCACCTCCAGCCGTTTATCTGACTTTCGCAGACGCCGGAGCTTCCGTCGGATGGCTGGAGCAGAGATCCAGATGGTTATTCTGCTCATTGCCACTTCCCTGGTGGTGGTCATCTGCTCCATTCCTCTGGTG GTCCGTGTCTTCGTGAACCAGCTGTACCAGCCAGAATCAGTGAGGGATGTGAGGCAAAACCCTGACCTGCAAGCCATCCGCATTGCCTCAGTGAACCCCATTTTGGACCCATGGGTCTATATCCTCCTCCGCAAGACTGTGCTCAGCAAAGCCATTGAGAAGATCAAATGCCTATTCTGTCGCATTGGAGGGGCTCGGAGGCAGCACTCGGGGGGCAATTTCAACTGCGTGGATGGCCGCAGGACCTCCTCTGCCATGTCAAGTCAGTCACCCTCCTTCATCTCCCGTGAGCTGAGGGAGATCAGCAGCACCTCACAAACGCTGCTCTACTCTCCAGAGTTAAGCGAAAGCAGCACTGGGGGTCGCGTGCTGCTTCCCGGCCCCAGCGCCAGCTTGGCTCAGTCTGACACTACGTCAGTAAGGACACTGCGTAGCTCGGAGACCTCAGACTCTTCACAGGGACAGGACTCCGAGAGTGTCCTCCTGGTGAGTGAAATCAGGTCTGGTGGCAGGGCCAGCTCTACATCCAAGGGCAGCCCTCTCCAGGTCACCTTCCCCACAGAGACATTGAATTTATCAGAAAAGTGTATATAG